From Daucus carota subsp. sativus chromosome 6, DH1 v3.0, whole genome shotgun sequence, the proteins below share one genomic window:
- the LOC108224546 gene encoding inactive beta-amylase 4, chloroplastic isoform X2, with the protein MACKCMESVLVMEARHKLFFNFNKRRMIKKRKNLYFSSSFSTIPLFLKGWRSPPPPPTNCIFSMDVREKSRSTLSECSKHRRVPIYVMMPVDSFGIDTLGVPRIRKIKALTISLKALKLAGVHGIAVEVWWGIVEGTSPLAYNWSLYEDLFKLIADVGLKLQVTLSFHSNLHLSQPGRGVSLPQWIMEIGNINKDIFYRDRNGNINGDYLTLGVDHYPLFGGRTALQCYEDFMFSFVDKFGSMIGTLIEEISVGLGPCGELRWQFPGIGEFQCYDKYMMEDLQRAACQVGKPQWGSKGPQNAGGYNSIPFGIPFFEEGQESFLSDYGQFFLEWYSGKLIGHADAILAKAAKLFEIYEASEQQSVLLVAKVGTIYWWFKTIAHPAELTAGYYNTAIRDGYDPLASMLSRHGATLQIACFEMLDSENPPKYFCSAEGLLQQIRSVSKKRVIHLTGRNSYERFDKAGLRQIHTNCYHLPTEAVKSFTYFRMNDRIFRVENWSNFVPFVRKMCMER; encoded by the exons ATGGCTTGCAAGTGCATGGAAAGTGTTCTTGTCATGGAAGCGCGACACAAAttattctttaattttaataaaagaagAATGATTAAGAAGAGGAAGAatctttatttttcttcttctttttccacCATTCCGCTTTTTCTTAAGGGATGGcgatctccacctccacctcccaCTAATTGCATTTTCAG CATGGATGTACGAGAGAAATCCAGATCGACATTATCTGAGTGTTCAAAGCACAGGAGGGTTCCCATATACGTCATGATGCCCGTAGACTCATTTGGTATCGATACCCTTGGGGTTCCAAGAATAAGGAA GATCAAGGCCCTAACTATATCTTTAAAAGCACTTAAGTTGGCAGGCGTCCATGGTATTGCAGTTGAGGTTTGGTGGGGAATCGTCGAAGGTACATCACCTTTGGCATATAATTGGTCTCTCTATGAGGACCTTTTTAAACTGATAGCGGATGTTGGGTTAAAATTACAAGTGACATTATCCTTCCACTCAAATCTGCATTTATCACAACCAGGACGAGGTGTTAGTCTTCCACAATGGATCATGGAG ATTGGTAATATTAATAAGGATATATTTTATCGGGATAGGAATGGGAATATCAATGGCGATTATCTCACTCTAGGAGTTGACCATTATCCTTTATTTGGGGGACGGACTGCCTTACAATGTTATGAAGACTTCATgtttagttttgtagacaaattTGGATCAATGATCGGGACCTTAATAGAAGAGATCAGTGTTGGTCTTGGTCCATGTGGGGAACTTAG ATGGCAATTCCCTGGAATTGGAGAGTTTCAGTGTTATGATAAGTATAT GATGGAAGACTTACAGAGGGCTGCGTGCCAGGTAGGAAAGCCTCAATGGGGAAGTAAGGGTCCTCAAAATGCAGGGGGCTATAACAGTATTCCTTTTGGGATCCCATTCTTTGAAGAGGGGCAAGAGAGTTTCCTTTCTGATTATGGCCAATTTTTCCTT GAATGGTATAGTGGTAAACTGATCGGTCATGCAGATGCAATTCTTGCAAAAGCAGCAAAATTGTTTGAGATATATGAAGCCAGTGAACAACAGTCCGTTTTATTAGTGGCTAAGGTTGGTACTATCTACTGGTGGTTCAAGACAATAGCCCATCCTGCTGAACTGACTGCTGGTTACTACAACACAGCCATCAGGGATGGATATGATCCTTTGGCATCGATGTTATCTCGCCATGGAGCTACACTGCAAATTGC CTGCTTTGAGATGCTGGACAGTGAAAACCCTCCAAAATATTTTTGCAGTGCTGAAGGATTACTTCAGCAG ATAAGGAGTGTATCAAAAAAGAGAGTAATACATTTGACAGGAAGGAATTCTTATGAACGATTTGATAAG GCTGGATTAAGGCAAATACACACAAATTGTTATCATTTACCGACTGAAGCTGTAAAGTCATTCACATATTTTAGAATGAATGACAGAATCTTTAGAGTTGAAAACTGGAGCAACTTTGTGCCATTTGTGAGAAAGATGTGTATGGAAAGGTGA
- the LOC108224546 gene encoding inactive beta-amylase 4, chloroplastic isoform X1, whose translation MACKCMESVLVMEARHKLFFNFNKRRMIKKRKNLYFSSSFSTIPLFLKGWRSPPPPPTNCIFSMDVREKSRSTLSECSKHRRVPIYVMMPVDSFGIDTLGVPRIRKIKALTISLKALKLAGVHGIAVEVWWGIVEGTSPLAYNWSLYEDLFKLIADVGLKLQVTLSFHSNLHLSQPGRGVSLPQWIMEIGNINKDIFYRDRNGNINGDYLTLGVDHYPLFGGRTALQCYEDFMFSFVDKFGSMIGTLIEEISVGLGPCGELRYPAHPFGDGRWQFPGIGEFQCYDKYMMEDLQRAACQVGKPQWGSKGPQNAGGYNSIPFGIPFFEEGQESFLSDYGQFFLEWYSGKLIGHADAILAKAAKLFEIYEASEQQSVLLVAKVGTIYWWFKTIAHPAELTAGYYNTAIRDGYDPLASMLSRHGATLQIACFEMLDSENPPKYFCSAEGLLQQIRSVSKKRVIHLTGRNSYERFDKAGLRQIHTNCYHLPTEAVKSFTYFRMNDRIFRVENWSNFVPFVRKMCMER comes from the exons ATGGCTTGCAAGTGCATGGAAAGTGTTCTTGTCATGGAAGCGCGACACAAAttattctttaattttaataaaagaagAATGATTAAGAAGAGGAAGAatctttatttttcttcttctttttccacCATTCCGCTTTTTCTTAAGGGATGGcgatctccacctccacctcccaCTAATTGCATTTTCAG CATGGATGTACGAGAGAAATCCAGATCGACATTATCTGAGTGTTCAAAGCACAGGAGGGTTCCCATATACGTCATGATGCCCGTAGACTCATTTGGTATCGATACCCTTGGGGTTCCAAGAATAAGGAA GATCAAGGCCCTAACTATATCTTTAAAAGCACTTAAGTTGGCAGGCGTCCATGGTATTGCAGTTGAGGTTTGGTGGGGAATCGTCGAAGGTACATCACCTTTGGCATATAATTGGTCTCTCTATGAGGACCTTTTTAAACTGATAGCGGATGTTGGGTTAAAATTACAAGTGACATTATCCTTCCACTCAAATCTGCATTTATCACAACCAGGACGAGGTGTTAGTCTTCCACAATGGATCATGGAG ATTGGTAATATTAATAAGGATATATTTTATCGGGATAGGAATGGGAATATCAATGGCGATTATCTCACTCTAGGAGTTGACCATTATCCTTTATTTGGGGGACGGACTGCCTTACAATGTTATGAAGACTTCATgtttagttttgtagacaaattTGGATCAATGATCGGGACCTTAATAGAAGAGATCAGTGTTGGTCTTGGTCCATGTGGGGAACTTAG GTATCCTGCTCACCCCTTTGGTGACGGTAGATGGCAATTCCCTGGAATTGGAGAGTTTCAGTGTTATGATAAGTATAT GATGGAAGACTTACAGAGGGCTGCGTGCCAGGTAGGAAAGCCTCAATGGGGAAGTAAGGGTCCTCAAAATGCAGGGGGCTATAACAGTATTCCTTTTGGGATCCCATTCTTTGAAGAGGGGCAAGAGAGTTTCCTTTCTGATTATGGCCAATTTTTCCTT GAATGGTATAGTGGTAAACTGATCGGTCATGCAGATGCAATTCTTGCAAAAGCAGCAAAATTGTTTGAGATATATGAAGCCAGTGAACAACAGTCCGTTTTATTAGTGGCTAAGGTTGGTACTATCTACTGGTGGTTCAAGACAATAGCCCATCCTGCTGAACTGACTGCTGGTTACTACAACACAGCCATCAGGGATGGATATGATCCTTTGGCATCGATGTTATCTCGCCATGGAGCTACACTGCAAATTGC CTGCTTTGAGATGCTGGACAGTGAAAACCCTCCAAAATATTTTTGCAGTGCTGAAGGATTACTTCAGCAG ATAAGGAGTGTATCAAAAAAGAGAGTAATACATTTGACAGGAAGGAATTCTTATGAACGATTTGATAAG GCTGGATTAAGGCAAATACACACAAATTGTTATCATTTACCGACTGAAGCTGTAAAGTCATTCACATATTTTAGAATGAATGACAGAATCTTTAGAGTTGAAAACTGGAGCAACTTTGTGCCATTTGTGAGAAAGATGTGTATGGAAAGGTGA